One Planifilum fimeticola DNA segment encodes these proteins:
- a CDS encoding DUF4304 domain-containing protein — protein MELRERLKLLIRNTIHPTLKERGFKKRNHHFYRPLADVGWTFQVQSSKYNTRDFLQFTLNMGIYVPQWARLTGQTVSDFPKEYQSLWRERVRGDHWYELTPGTELAALRREIARDLQEQVIPFFERLSGLPPLLEEMLEAYRMGRLSVYAGKDIAILLTLSNRREEAADLLKRVAAYCREDDTVIDHIRQHRFQRLKELADKLGISL, from the coding sequence GTGGAACTGCGAGAACGGCTGAAGCTGCTGATCCGAAACACCATTCATCCGACGTTGAAAGAGCGCGGATTCAAAAAACGAAATCACCATTTTTACCGTCCCTTAGCAGATGTGGGCTGGACCTTTCAGGTGCAATCCAGCAAATATAACACCCGGGATTTTCTGCAGTTCACCCTCAACATGGGAATCTATGTCCCCCAATGGGCCCGGTTGACGGGCCAAACCGTCTCCGATTTCCCCAAGGAATACCAGTCCCTGTGGCGAGAGCGGGTTAGGGGCGATCACTGGTACGAGTTGACCCCCGGGACGGAGCTCGCGGCCTTGAGACGGGAAATCGCGCGGGATCTGCAGGAGCAGGTGATTCCCTTCTTTGAGCGGCTGTCCGGATTGCCCCCTCTGCTGGAGGAGATGTTGGAGGCTTATCGGATGGGGAGACTGTCCGTGTATGCGGGAAAGGATATCGCCATCCTGCTCACCCTCTCAAACCGTCGGGAGGAAGCCGCCGACCTGTTGAAGCGGGTGGCCGCCTACTGTCGGGAAGACGACACTGTCATTGACCACATACGCCAACACCGATTCCAACGGCTGAAGGAGCTGGCCGACAAGCTGGGGATTTCGCTTTGA